The Henckelia pumila isolate YLH828 chromosome 2, ASM3356847v2, whole genome shotgun sequence genome includes a window with the following:
- the LOC140884495 gene encoding uncharacterized protein: protein MARRYMNRRRQYLQPLHPPVFGDYGGDYGIYGDYGGYRRRDYGGYDGDYYGTRAYSDGQQSYSYGRQIQAFKRALRLIEDFRAADSDQDGYINRQELEGIRGLSQRKLDMIVDAMQRRSGDRIGTAEFLDLTADKLGGDDEFRKALRMTLRSSNIDSSLRGEDLCEALLGRGVHLSLRETEEMVRAVDSFGVRAIRPQELELVVNALS from the coding sequence ATGGCTCGTCGCTACATGAACCGCCGCAGACAATATCTCCAGCCACTCCACCCGCCTGTCTTCGGTGACTACGGAGGAGACTACGGAATCTACGGAGACTACGGAGGATACCGCAGAAGAGACTACGGAGGATACGACGGAGACTACTACGGTACTAGAGCCTATTCAGACGGCCAGCAGTCCTACTCCTACGGCAGACAGATCCAGGCATTCAAGCGTGCCTTGAGGCTCATCGAAGACTTTCGGGCCGCGGATTCGGACCAGGACGGATACATCAACCGTCAAGAACTCGAGGGGATCAGAGGATTAAGTCAGAGGAAGCTAGATATGATCGTTGACGCCATGCAAAGGAGATCAGGAGATCGAATAGGGACCGCAGAGTTTCTTGATCTCACTGCTGACAAATTGGGAGGCGACGACGAATTCCGAAAAGCGCTTCGGATGACTCTAAGGAGCTCCAATATTGACAGTTCCTTGAGAGGGGAAGATCTGTGTGAGGCTTTGTTGGGCAGAGGGGTTCATCTGTCACTCCGCGAGACCGAAGAAATGGTTCGAGCAGTCGATAGTTTCGGGGTTCGAGCTATACGCCCACAAGAGTTGGAGCTTGTTGTTAACGCCCTTTCttga